A genomic region of Drosophila kikkawai strain 14028-0561.14 chromosome X, DkikHiC1v2, whole genome shotgun sequence contains the following coding sequences:
- the LOC108071678 gene encoding uncharacterized protein: MSKSNKTPIRSMSRSRSRSRSLSWNRSRCRLWAELVLLLLAALIPLLQAGIVTDPDTSTASTMDPHSEESLAKADGVRSSVDCKLTFDAATMDSLGCHNEEPVVVEKPGAWPSAGAGMGNKPEEEKEEEGLGEQELQAGSQLQRHLKAPDSQPIYELQLVVWPSDIEDGDDFSPPLATTTGRTTTTSSTPKAPEATSSASPIEQIWPLYEDQLVVFPQMDFEEENLDYFFDDSGSPPSPAPAPAPSPSPTPSPGPASTSVHPTGTPTPTPIYVVQNYHVIHPNGTEEYKLVMSNGLVNYKKIYTKTVKDQVINVQEGYNSVPIPGPKNQIQTQYYIADERGYNVYRIEVHYQQPGQPKQERRNKGITRVHM, translated from the exons ATGTCAAAATCAAACAAGACCCCAATCCGTAGCATGAGcaggagccggagccggagccggagcctGAGCTGGAACCGAAGCCGATGCCGACTCTGGGCGGAACTTGTTTTGCTCTTGCTGGCGGCACTAATCCCGCTCCTGCAAGCCGGGATTGTTACGGATCCGGACACCAGCACCGCCAGCACCATGGACCCGCATTCGGAGGAGTCCTTGGCCAAGGCAGACGGGGTACGGAGTAGCGTCGACTGCAAATTGACTTTCGATGCGGCGACAATGGACTCGTTAGGCTGCCACAATGAGGAGCCTGTCGTCGTTGAGAAGCCGGGGGCGTGGCCGAGTGCGGGTGCAGGCATGGGTAATAagccggaggaggagaaggaggaggagggctTGGGCGAACAGGAGTTGCAGGCTGGCTCGCAGCTGCAACGCCACTTGAAGGCTCCGGACAGTCAGCCCATCTATGAATTACAATTGGTTGTTTGGCCGTCGGACATTGAGGATGGTGACGACTTTAGTCCGCCGctggccaccaccaccggaAGAACAACGACCACAAGTAGCACTCCCAAAGCCCCCGAAGCCACTAGCAGCGCCTCACCTATTGAGCAAATATGGCCATTGTACGAGGATCAATTGGTCGTATTTCCGCAAATGGACTTTGAAGAGGAGAATCTTGATTATTTCTTCGATGATTCGGGGAGTCCACCTAGCCCGGCACCAGCACCAGcgccatcaccatcaccaacCCCATCTCCTGGTCCTGCTTCCACCAGTGTTCATCCCACCGGCACGCCCACACCCACCCCCATTTATGTTGTGCAAAATTATCACGTCATACATCCCAATGGCACCGAGGAGTACAA GCTAGTTATGAGCAACGGTTTGGTGAACTACAAGAAGATCTACACGAAAACCGTCAAGGATCAGGTGATCAATGTCCAGGAGGGCTACAACTCAGTGCCCATTCCAGggccaaaaaatcaaattcagaCACAGTACTACATAGCCGATGAGCGGGGCTATAATGTCTATCGAA TCGAGGTACACTACCAGCAGCCAGGACAGCCCAAGCAGGAAAGGCGGAATAAGGGTATAACAAGGGTTCATATGTGA
- the LOC108071712 gene encoding uncharacterized protein isoform X1 — MQDHRWMHFSHGSVPPNAVVAGHDSDGDTIFVGRAFFNNDMLPAKVIPNKGKAYVAYAREEHELENYEVLSGFNYEWLPAENGQVPPGAVKVGQNVDGEYLYAGRGYHAGSLTVGKVHPSHGCLYIPYDSDEVKIFSYEVLSQPERWIDTTATNIPDGALVAGHDSNGDTIYVGRVFRNGDLLPAKVVPAKGKAYAAYAQAEHELTDVQVLTGAGFRWVPASHGNVVPGALSSGPNVDGEPLYVGRATYCDSLSVGKIHPSHGCIYIPFGGEEVRLEHYEVLVRI, encoded by the exons ATGCAAG ACCACCGCTGGATGCACTTTAGCCATGGCAGCGTACCGCCAAATGCCGTGGTGGCTGGCCACGACTCCGACGGCGACACGATCTTCGTGGGACGCGCCTTCTTCAACAACGACATGCTGCCCGCCAAGGTGATTCCCAACAAGGGCAAGGCCTACGTGGCGTATGCCCGCGAGGAGCACGAGCTGGAGAACTACGAGGTGCTGTCCGGCTTCAACTACGAGTGGCTGCCGGCGGAGAACGGCCAGGTGCCGCCCGGAGCCGTCAAGGTGGGCCAGAACGTGGACGGGGAGTACCTGTACGCGGGCCGGGGCTACCATGCCGGCAGCCTAACCGTGGGCAAGGTGCATCCCTCGCATGGCTGCCTGTACATACCCTACGACTCCGACGAGGTTAAGATCTTCTCCTACGAGGTGCTGAGCCAGCCGGAGCGCTGGATTGACACCACGGCCACGAATATACCGGATGGAGCTCTGGTGGCGGGCCACGACTCCAACGGGGACACCATCTATGTGGGACGCGTGTTCCGCAACGGCGACTTGCTGCCCGCCAAGGTGGTGCCGGCCAAGGGCAAGGCCTATGCCGCCTACGCCCAAGCGGAGCACGAGCTGACCGATGTCCAGGTCCTAACCGGAGCCGGCTTCCGCTGGGTGCCCGCCTCCCACGGCAATGTGGTGCCCGGCGCCCTGTCCTCCGGCCCGAACGTGGACGGAGAGCCCCTGTACGTGGGCAGGGCCACCTATTGCGACAGCCTGAGCGTGGGCAAGATCCATCCCTCGCATGGCTGCATCTACATCCCCTTTGGCGGCGAGGAGGTGCGTCTGGAGCACTACGAGGTGCTGGTCCGTATTTAA
- the Cpr12A gene encoding larval cuticle protein 16/17 translates to MAASGAFLLSIFLLLSLSAAQQIVESERSGSEAKVRLLDRFDNRYPDGSYEYRFELDDGTSRYERGYFGKINEIKTLMVVGYYSYRMTDGRFITVFYNADQFGYRQNQSITPQVYPNLPRSIEVPLAGETFPLDATSSSRSESPSAPVTPSQLSTSTPRGTGTGAGAGNATPNRRGGRY, encoded by the exons ATGGCAGCTTCCGGTGCATTCCTGCTCTCTATTTTCctgctgctctctctctccgccGCCCAGCAGATCGTGGAGAGCGAGAGGAGTGGATCGGAGGCCAAGGTGCGCTTATTGGATCGTTTCGATAACCGATATCCCGATGGCAGTTACGAGTATCGATTCGAATTGGACGATGGAACATCGCGCTATGAGCGCGGATACTTTGGCAAAATCAACGAGATCAAGACCCTGATGGTCGTTGGCTATTATTCGTATCGAATGACCGATGGACGGTTCATCACCGTGTTCTACAATGCCGATCAATTTGGTTATCGGCAGAATCAAT CGATCACACCGCAAGTGTATCCCAACCTGCCGCGTTCCATTGAAGTGCCCCTGGCCGGGGAGACCTTCCCCTTGGATGCCACTTCCAGTTCCCGGTCGGAGTCTCCCTCTGCTCCGGTAACCCCCTCCCAATTGTCCACGTCGACGCCCCggggaacgggaacgggagCAGGAGCGGGGAACGCGACTCCGAATCGCAGAGGGGGCCGCTACTGA
- the Tpst gene encoding protein-tyrosine sulfotransferase isoform X2, whose product MRLPYRNKKVTLWVLFGIIVITMFLFKFTELRPQCLFKVDAASELSSQMVRVEKYLTDDNQRVYSYNREMPLIFIGGVPRSGTTLMRAMLDAHPDVRCGQETRVIPRILQLRSHWLKSEKESLRLQEAGITKEVMNSAIAQFCLEIIAKHGEPAPRLCNKDPLTLKMGSYVIELFPNAKFLFMVRDGRATVHSIISRKVTITGFDLSSYRQCMQKWNHAIEVMHEQCRDMGKDRCMMVYYEQLVLHPEEWMRKILKYLDVPWNDAVLHHEEFINKPNGVPLSKVERSSDQVIKPVNLEAMSKWVGQIPGDVVRDMADIAPMLSVLGYDPYANPPDYAKGQSHVVGE is encoded by the exons ATGCGACTGCCATATCGGAACAAGAAGGTCACCCTGTGGGTGCTCTTCGGCATCATTGTCATCACTATGTTCCTATTCAAATTCACCGAGCTGCGGCCCCAGTGCCTCTTCAAGGTGGATGCCGCCAGCGAGCTCAGCTCCCAAATGGTTCGCGTCGAG AAATACCTCACAGATGACAATCAACGCGTTTATTCATACAACCGTGAGATGCCATTAATATTCATAGGCGGCGTGCCCAGATCTGGGACGACTTTGATGCGCGCCATGCTGGATGCCCATCCCGATGTGCG CTGCGGTCAGGAAACCCGCGTCATTCCACGCATCCTGCAACTCCGCTCGCACTGGCTCAAATCGGAGAAGGAATCGCTGCGCCTGCAGGAGGCCGGCATCACCAAGGAGGTCATGAACAGTGCCATTGCACAGTTCTGTCTGGAAATCATCGCCAAGCATGGCGAGCCGGCGCCGCGCTTATGCAACAAGGATCCGCTGACGCTGAAAATGGGTTCCTATGTCATCGAGCTATTTCCGAAC GCAAAATTCCTATTCATGGTGCGCGACGGTCGGGCGACCGTTCATTCGATTATATCGCGCAAGGTGACAATCACCGGTTTCGATTTGAGCAGCTACCGCCAGTGCATGCAGAAGTGGAACCACGCCATCGAGGTGATGCACGAGCAGTGCCGGGACATGGGCAAGGACCGCTGCATGATG GTCTACTATGAGCAGCTGGTCCTGCATCCGGAGGAGTGGATGCGCAAGATATTGAAATACCTGGACGTGCCATGGAACGATGCGGTGCTGCATCACGAGGAGTTCATCAACAAGCCCAATGGGGTGCCCCTCTCCAA GGTGGAACGCTCCTCGGACCAAGTGATCAAGCCGGTGAACCTGGAGGCCATGTCCAAGTGGGTGGGCCAGATACCGGGCGATGTGGTGCGCGACATGGCCGACATTGCGCCCATGCTGTCCGTGCTCGGCTACGATCCGTACGCGAATCCGCCGGACTATG
- the LOC108071712 gene encoding uncharacterized protein isoform X2 yields the protein MHFSHGSVPPNAVVAGHDSDGDTIFVGRAFFNNDMLPAKVIPNKGKAYVAYAREEHELENYEVLSGFNYEWLPAENGQVPPGAVKVGQNVDGEYLYAGRGYHAGSLTVGKVHPSHGCLYIPYDSDEVKIFSYEVLSQPERWIDTTATNIPDGALVAGHDSNGDTIYVGRVFRNGDLLPAKVVPAKGKAYAAYAQAEHELTDVQVLTGAGFRWVPASHGNVVPGALSSGPNVDGEPLYVGRATYCDSLSVGKIHPSHGCIYIPFGGEEVRLEHYEVLVRI from the coding sequence ATGCACTTTAGCCATGGCAGCGTACCGCCAAATGCCGTGGTGGCTGGCCACGACTCCGACGGCGACACGATCTTCGTGGGACGCGCCTTCTTCAACAACGACATGCTGCCCGCCAAGGTGATTCCCAACAAGGGCAAGGCCTACGTGGCGTATGCCCGCGAGGAGCACGAGCTGGAGAACTACGAGGTGCTGTCCGGCTTCAACTACGAGTGGCTGCCGGCGGAGAACGGCCAGGTGCCGCCCGGAGCCGTCAAGGTGGGCCAGAACGTGGACGGGGAGTACCTGTACGCGGGCCGGGGCTACCATGCCGGCAGCCTAACCGTGGGCAAGGTGCATCCCTCGCATGGCTGCCTGTACATACCCTACGACTCCGACGAGGTTAAGATCTTCTCCTACGAGGTGCTGAGCCAGCCGGAGCGCTGGATTGACACCACGGCCACGAATATACCGGATGGAGCTCTGGTGGCGGGCCACGACTCCAACGGGGACACCATCTATGTGGGACGCGTGTTCCGCAACGGCGACTTGCTGCCCGCCAAGGTGGTGCCGGCCAAGGGCAAGGCCTATGCCGCCTACGCCCAAGCGGAGCACGAGCTGACCGATGTCCAGGTCCTAACCGGAGCCGGCTTCCGCTGGGTGCCCGCCTCCCACGGCAATGTGGTGCCCGGCGCCCTGTCCTCCGGCCCGAACGTGGACGGAGAGCCCCTGTACGTGGGCAGGGCCACCTATTGCGACAGCCTGAGCGTGGGCAAGATCCATCCCTCGCATGGCTGCATCTACATCCCCTTTGGCGGCGAGGAGGTGCGTCTGGAGCACTACGAGGTGCTGGTCCGTATTTAA
- the LOC108071679 gene encoding chromo domain-containing protein rhino-like, translating to MSNRKHSKKSCRPWDSKSKSKPYNPIAPSSGQESDVPDSKGFIDKVIGKRLRNGRVEMLVKWIGHPSTWVPLVNFGTCLSMLEDYETEQLQLRGIHQEMLSNDQDSMSFPSLGPLTIQSDPTERLAEAGISPLETAENQNDDDPGNTPDSSGSSRKGMDSLSPLKELIGKSPLKAPKNLKDDAYNTSDSSGGSPEGLDSSPYKEWKIQSKLPGKPTEKAGKYSVKAKKNLKFNNDDTPSCSGSSSKGMDSSTPAESNGQFGIKPHKELLGKPNESPGNRKRNLTVDEARKLHASKGSNSESNWKIQSKPFQKVEQNPKKVMKNSHFEEDDDSSDSSSSHWKMPPYPKVYGFARGLEMDKVVHSFHVGEKRILFVTWKGYDGNDAVPFDEVKAAYPEKIIEYFENMERRYK from the exons atgAGCAACCGCAAACACTCTAAGAAATCGTGTCGCCCTTGGGactccaagtccaagtccaagccCTATAACCCTATAGCCCCATCAAGCGGCCAGGAGAGCGATGTTCCCGATTCTAAAGGCTTCATAGACAAGGTCATTGGGAAAAGGTTAAGGAACGGGCGCGTCGAGATGCTAGTTAAGTGGATAGGCCATCCTTCCACTTGGGTGCCATTGGTCAATTTTGGCACCTGCTTGTCGATGCTCGAGGATTATGAAACCGAGCAGTTGCAGCTACGTGGAATCCACCAAGAGATGCTATCCAACGATCAGGATTCGATGAGT TTTCCTAGCCTTGGCCCGTTGACAATCCAATCGGATCCGACCGAAAGGCTGGCAGAGGCTGGAATAAGTCCATTGGAGACCGCGGAGAACCAGAACGACGATGACCCCGGCAACACGCCGGACTCCAGTGGCAGTTCTCGCAAGGGCATGGATTCTTTAAGTCCACTGAAAGAGCTGATTGGTAAGAGCCCATTGAAGGCCCCCAAGAATCTGAAAGATGATGCCTACAACACGTCTGACTCCAGTGGCGGTTCTCCCGAAGGTTTGGATTCAAGTCCTTATAAAGAGTGGAAGATTCAATCGAAACTGCCCGGAAAGCCAACAGAAAAGGCTGGAAAATATTCAGTGAAAGCCAAGAAGAACCTAAAGTTTAACAACGATGACACGCCTAGCTGCAGTGGCAGTTCTAGCAAAGGTATGGATTCATCAACTCCAGCCGAATCTAATGGGCAATTCGGGATAAAACCACACAAAGAGCTGCTTGGAAAGCCTAATGAAAGCCCAGGGAACCGCAAGAGGAATCTAACAGTTGATGAAGCTAGGAAGTTACATGCTAGCAAAGGTTCGAACTCCGAATCCAACTGGAAGATCCAATCGAAACCGTTCCAGAAGGTGGaacaaaatccaaaaaagGTAATGAAGAACTCCCACTTTGAGGAAGACGACGACTCGTCTGATTCAAGTTCATCCCACTGGAAGATGCCGCCGTACCCGAAAGTCTATGGGTTTGCTCGCGGACTGGAGATGGATAAAGTGGTGCACAGCTTCCATGTGGGTGAGAAACGCATTCTGTTTGTGACCTGGAAGGGATACGACGGCAACGATGCGGTGCCCTTTGACGAAGTGAAGGCAGCCTATCCGGAAAAGATTATCGAGTATTTTGAGAACATGGAGCGGCGTtacaaataa
- the LOC121502064 gene encoding uncharacterized protein: protein MTEEITGDWSYYVFISLTLVPVYCAFRLIKSLGWQLFVNN, encoded by the coding sequence ATGACGGAGGAAATAACCGGCGATTGGAGCTATTACGTGTTTATATCCCTGACTTTGGTACCCGTCTATTGTGCATTTCGGCTCATTAAGTCGCTGGGCTGGCAGCTCTTCGTCAACAACTGA
- the LOC108071731 gene encoding uncharacterized protein, with product MAFKLSLITFLALIAVGMALTTTKATTTTTKPNNIKPKEPLDRRDKRQLNKAQTSLAGANGNFPIFFDGVNVNPQPLQPLQPLPPLQQLQPLQPITVVTPVASNSNAQSQQPQNGWFSGFGQNLPVIGTLVGGLPSLISGLGLGSMNGGFGTLGGLNLGNLGLGTVTPVVAAPVQPAPSSQGSCPLTQKLSCRCEPLIQLPGLKPIGSGGAGPLRSQLVQIQRQNARVNEDGSQEVRVILSSGHVIYRRMAKDMGQSGYIAMKIQSGKYLTIYYSVNREEYSVRADVKDAPPTSDFDEELSGQF from the exons ATGGCCTTTAAACTGAGTTTGATTACTTTTTTGGCTTTAATAGCTGTGGGAATGGCTTTAActacaacaaaagcaacaacaacgaccaCCAAGCccaataatataaaaccaaaGGAACCCCTAGATAGACGTGACAAACGTCAGTTG AATAAAGCCCAAACAAGCTTGGCTGGAGCCAATGGCAACTTTCCCATCTTCTTTGACGGTGTCAATGTGAATCCCCAGCCTCTGCAGCCCCTACAGCCACTTCCCCCCCTTCAACAGCTGCAGCCCCTGCAGCCCATCACTGTGGTAACCCCGGTGGCCTCCAACTCGAATGCCCAGAGCCAGCAGCCTCAGAACGGTTGGTTCTCCGGTTTTGGCCAGAATCTGCCCGTCATCGGCACTCTCGTTGGAGGACTGCCCAGCCTGATCAGTGGCCTGGGACTGGGCTCCATGAACGGGGGCTTCGGCACCCTGGGCGGTCTGAATCTTGGCAATCTGGGCCTGGGCACCGTCACGCCGGTGGTGGCGGCTCCAGTGCAGCCCGCACCCAGCTCTCAGGGCAGCTGCCCGCTAACCCAGAAGCTGAGTTGCCGCTGCGAGCCATTGATCCAGCTGCCGGGACTGAAGCCCATCGGTAGCGGCGGCGCAGGTCCTCTGAGATCCCAGCTGGTGCAGATCCAGCGGCAGAATGCCCGTGTAAACGAGGATGGATCGCAGGAGGTGCGAGTGATTTTGAGCAGCGGACATGTGATCTACCGGCGAATGGCCAAGGACATGGGCCAGAGCGGCTACATAGCCATGAAGATTCAGTCGGGCAAATACCTAACCATCTACTACAGCGTCAACAGGGAGGAGTACTCGGTGCGGGCGGACGTTAAGGATGCGCCGCCCACCTCGGATTTTGATGAGGAGCTGAGTGGACAGTTTTAA